Proteins found in one Paenibacillus dendritiformis genomic segment:
- a CDS encoding GNAT family N-acetyltransferase translates to MIQLLRFRQQDAPSDVAEQLISLMRHEWPQAFEDEVIRWPDNADTNPVSFVYVSNLSVISHVAVQNKTLYHQGQAYRAFGISEVLTRPSSRGLGFGTKLIQEAAAYIQTQDPDISVFTCQPELTSFYTRGGWEHMEGSCLVGGTRSKPFRSDSLGLAVMLRLHSAAARQRRQDFEQADLYLELGENMLW, encoded by the coding sequence ATGATTCAACTGCTCCGGTTCCGGCAGCAAGACGCTCCATCCGATGTGGCGGAACAGCTTATCTCATTGATGCGTCATGAATGGCCGCAAGCATTTGAAGACGAAGTCATACGCTGGCCGGACAATGCGGACACCAATCCGGTATCATTCGTATACGTATCCAATCTCAGCGTCATAAGCCACGTCGCCGTTCAGAACAAAACGCTTTATCATCAAGGCCAAGCATACCGCGCTTTCGGAATCAGCGAAGTCCTCACTCGCCCCTCCAGCCGGGGGCTTGGCTTCGGCACGAAGCTGATTCAGGAGGCGGCAGCCTATATCCAGACGCAGGATCCGGATATTTCCGTATTTACGTGCCAGCCCGAGCTGACGTCATTCTATACCCGGGGCGGTTGGGAACATATGGAGGGATCATGTCTGGTCGGCGGCACAAGAAGTAAGCCGTTCCGCAGCGATTCGCTGGGGCTGGCCGTCATGCTTCGCCTGCATTCGGCTGCAGCGCGGCAGCGGCGACAAGATTTCGAACAGGCGGATCTTTATCTTGAACTGGGCGAGAACATGTTGTGGTAA
- a CDS encoding Fur family transcriptional regulator — MLTTDQILDKMAAQGLRITEQRRTLAKLFADTDGFLTPKDVYDFMGKRYSGLSFDTVYRNLRVMNELGVLEQIVFEDGVKFRVHCAEAHHHHHMICLQCEKTYPIHFCPMPLTDVPEKFQVVKHKFEVFGYCEACSHAAGSEAGASADKDGARP, encoded by the coding sequence ATGCTGACCACAGATCAAATACTGGACAAAATGGCGGCGCAAGGACTGCGGATTACGGAACAGCGTCGCACGCTAGCCAAATTATTCGCCGATACGGACGGCTTCCTGACACCGAAGGATGTCTATGATTTTATGGGGAAGCGGTATTCGGGGTTGAGCTTCGATACGGTATACCGCAATCTCCGCGTCATGAATGAATTGGGCGTGCTGGAGCAGATCGTCTTCGAGGACGGAGTCAAGTTCCGTGTGCATTGCGCTGAGGCGCACCACCATCATCATATGATCTGCTTGCAGTGCGAGAAGACGTATCCGATACATTTTTGTCCGATGCCGCTGACCGATGTGCCGGAGAAGTTCCAGGTCGTCAAGCATAAATTCGAAGTCTTCGGCTATTGCGAAGCCTGTTCGCATGCAGCCGGTTCCGAAGCGGGGGCCAGCGCGGACAAGGACGGTGCCCGGCCATGA